A genomic stretch from Halichoerus grypus chromosome 7, mHalGry1.hap1.1, whole genome shotgun sequence includes:
- the RHOU gene encoding rho-related GTP-binding protein RhoU, producing MPPQQGDPAFPGRCEAPPVPPRRERGARGGRGPGAPGGRGRAGGAEGRGVKCVLVGDGAVGKTSLVVSYTTNGYPTEYIPTAFDNFSAVVSVDGRPVRLQLCDTAGQDEFDKLRPLCYTNTDIFLLCFSVVSPSSFQNVSEKWVPEIRCHCPKAPIILVGTQSDLREDVKVLIELDKCKEKPVPEEAAKLCAEEIKAASYIECSALTQKNLKEVFDAAIVAGIQYSDTQQQPKKSKSRTPDKMKNLSKSWWKKYCCFV from the exons ATGCCCCCGCAGCAGGGGGACCCCGCATTTCCCGGCCGCTGCGAGGCGCCGCCCGTTCCGCCGCGCCGGGAgcgcggggcgcgcggggggcgcgggcccGGGGCgccggggggccgggggcgcgCGGGCGGTGCCGAGGGGCGCGGCGTCAAGTGCGTGCTTGTCGGCGACGGCGCCGTGGGCAAGACCAGCCTGGTGGTGAGCTACACCACCAACGGCTACCCCACCGAGTACATCCCCACCGCCTTCGACAACTTCTCGG CTGTGGTGTCCGTGGACGGGCGGCCTGTGAGACTCCAGCTCTGCGACACGGCTGGGCAG GATGAGTTTGACAAACTCAGGCCTCTCTGCTACACCAACACGGACATCTTCCTTCTGTGCTTCAGCGTGGTGAGCCCCTCCTCTTTCCAGAACGTCAGCGAGAAGTGGGTGCCAGAGATTCGCTGCCACTGTCCCAAAGCCCCCATCATCCTCGTTGGAACGCAGTCGGATCTCAGAGAAGACGTCAAGGTCCTTATTGAGCTGGACAAATGCAAAGAGAAGCCCGTGCCCGAAGAGGCGGCCAAGCTGTGCGCCGAGGAAATCAAAGCCGCCTCCTACATCGAGTGTTCAGCCTTGACTCAGAAAAACCTCAAAGAGGTCTTTGATGCGGCCATCGTTGCGGGCATTCAGTACTCGGACACTCAGCAACAGCCAAAGAAGTCCAAAAGCAGGACTCCAGACAAAATGAAAAACCTCTCCAAGTCCTGGTGGAAGAAGTATTGCTGTTTCGTATGA